One genomic region from Reichenbachiella ulvae encodes:
- a CDS encoding SulP family inorganic anion transporter: MERIFPFLAVVRNYKSGDFRSDLIAGLTVGVMLVPQGMAYAMIAGLPPVYGLYASIFPPIIYAFFGTSRQLAVGPVAMDSLLVATGVSTMAVVGSEDYISLAILLALMIGVIQVMMGTLRLGFLTHFLSRPVIAGFTNAAVLIIAINHIKYLTGIDLPKSKYLHEIIIELFARITEVNFPTLVLGLSAIVFILVMKKVAPRVPAGLTLVMLGVAVVYFFDLEQLGVAIVGFIPDGLPEFSVPEWSVARLRGLLPMAFTLAFIGYMEAFSIAKTIQFKRNNEYEVRANQELVALGVANVVGSMFSSFTSSASFSRSAVNNNSGAKSTVALVIAGVVVSLVLLFLTPVFYYLPSTVLAAIVIVGVISLLDIKEVKSLWYTDRVDFTMLAVAFVGTIALGVEWGIILGVLLSLAVLIYKTSIPHMAELGQIEGTRFFRNIHRFQNAVEKEEVSILRFDARLYFANVDALKEKVASIVRRKPDLKLFILDSQSISDIDSMGINCLREIQTDLQAKGVVFKMSSVIGPVRDKLQRTGLSDQIGLDNLHPTIESALGLLGKESIPFQANI; this comes from the coding sequence ATGGAGCGAATTTTCCCTTTCCTTGCAGTAGTAAGGAATTACAAGTCTGGTGATTTTAGAAGTGACCTGATCGCCGGGTTGACGGTGGGGGTCATGCTCGTGCCTCAGGGTATGGCCTATGCTATGATAGCAGGGCTTCCTCCAGTGTATGGATTGTATGCATCGATTTTTCCTCCTATTATATATGCTTTTTTTGGCACCTCCAGACAGTTAGCTGTTGGGCCAGTGGCGATGGACTCTTTGCTGGTCGCTACGGGAGTTTCCACTATGGCTGTTGTAGGTTCTGAAGATTATATCAGTCTGGCCATTTTACTGGCCTTGATGATTGGTGTTATTCAGGTGATGATGGGGACATTGCGATTGGGGTTTCTCACTCATTTTTTATCTCGCCCTGTGATCGCTGGTTTTACCAATGCCGCGGTTTTGATTATTGCTATCAATCATATTAAATATCTGACAGGAATTGATTTGCCCAAGAGCAAATATCTCCATGAGATTATCATCGAGCTTTTTGCCAGGATTACGGAGGTTAATTTTCCTACCCTTGTTCTTGGGCTGTCAGCAATAGTTTTTATTCTGGTGATGAAAAAGGTAGCGCCTCGAGTGCCAGCTGGGCTGACCCTGGTGATGCTGGGAGTAGCAGTGGTTTACTTTTTTGATTTGGAACAATTGGGTGTAGCCATTGTAGGGTTTATCCCTGATGGGTTGCCTGAGTTTTCGGTTCCAGAGTGGAGTGTGGCAAGGTTGCGCGGTTTGCTCCCTATGGCATTTACCTTGGCTTTTATTGGCTATATGGAGGCTTTTTCTATCGCTAAAACCATTCAGTTTAAAAGAAATAATGAATATGAAGTAAGAGCCAATCAGGAATTGGTGGCGCTGGGAGTAGCTAACGTCGTAGGGTCTATGTTCAGCTCATTTACCTCATCAGCCAGTTTTAGCAGATCAGCCGTCAACAACAATTCAGGGGCTAAGTCAACTGTGGCGCTTGTGATAGCGGGAGTGGTGGTGTCTCTTGTGTTGCTTTTTTTGACTCCTGTATTTTATTACTTGCCAAGCACAGTTTTGGCAGCTATCGTGATCGTAGGAGTTATCTCTTTATTAGATATCAAAGAAGTCAAGTCACTTTGGTATACCGATCGGGTGGATTTTACGATGTTGGCTGTAGCATTTGTAGGGACAATCGCTTTGGGTGTAGAGTGGGGTATCATATTAGGTGTCCTATTGTCGCTGGCTGTATTGATATATAAAACATCCATCCCTCATATGGCGGAATTGGGTCAGATCGAAGGGACTCGTTTTTTTAGAAACATCCACCGTTTCCAAAATGCCGTCGAAAAAGAAGAGGTGAGTATTTTGAGATTTGATGCCCGACTTTATTTTGCCAATGTCGATGCGCTGAAAGAAAAGGTGGCTTCCATTGTAAGAAGAAAGCCGGACTTAAAGCTTTTTATACTTGATAGTCAAAGCATCAGTGACATTGACTCTATGGGGATCAATTGCCTTCGTGAGATTCAAACTGATCTTCAGGCCAAAGGAGTGGTGTTTAAGATGAGTTCAGTCATTGGGCCGGTGAGAGACAAACTGCAAAGGACTGGACTATCGGACCAAATAGGACTTGATAATCTTCACCCTACCATCGAGTCGGCTCTGGGCCTCCTTGGAAAAGAAAGTATTCCTTTTCAAGCCAATATTTAA
- a CDS encoding Crp/Fnr family transcriptional regulator produces MRELLIAKYGSVFQKELIDEIVAKGVSKELGAGTTLIDYGKYIKSIPLVMQGTIKIVREDEKGNELFLYYLGGGDTCAMSLTCCTSHKKSEIKAIVEMDALVIMVPLQYMDEWMKYSSWRQFIFSSFNTRFEEMLNALDSVAFMNLDERLLNYLLDIKENTGTYEITRTHQEIANDLGTSRVVISRLLKKLSQEDRIELHRNRIEIL; encoded by the coding sequence ATGAGAGAGTTGCTAATTGCCAAATATGGTTCAGTATTTCAGAAAGAATTGATTGATGAAATAGTTGCCAAAGGTGTAAGTAAAGAACTCGGTGCAGGCACCACTCTCATAGACTATGGCAAATATATCAAGTCTATTCCACTCGTGATGCAAGGTACGATTAAGATTGTGCGTGAAGACGAGAAAGGAAATGAACTTTTTTTGTATTACCTGGGGGGAGGCGACACTTGTGCCATGTCACTGACTTGCTGTACCAGTCACAAGAAAAGTGAAATAAAAGCGATCGTCGAAATGGATGCGTTGGTTATCATGGTGCCACTGCAGTACATGGACGAATGGATGAAGTACAGCAGCTGGCGTCAATTTATCTTTTCTTCTTTTAATACTCGTTTTGAAGAAATGCTCAATGCACTAGATTCTGTAGCGTTTATGAATCTTGACGAGCGCCTACTCAATTACCTTTTGGATATAAAGGAGAATACTGGTACCTACGAAATCACTCGCACCCATCAGGAGATTGCCAATGATCTGGGAACATCACGTGTCGTTATTTCCAGACTGCTGAAGAAACTGTCCCAGGAGGACCGGATCGAACTGCACCGCAACCGAATAGAAATCCTTTAG
- the accB gene encoding acetyl-CoA carboxylase biotin carboxyl carrier protein, with product MKVKEIRDLIDFLSNSGLEEVNIETEEFKIKVKRSNEAQIIEKAISAPAPVAAAPAAAPAPAPAPAAATAAPQAEAPAASGSNYVEIKSPMIGTFYRAANPESPDFVNIGDKVDKGSPVCIIEAMKLFNEIESEVSGTIVKVLVDNASPVEYDQPLFLVDPS from the coding sequence ATGAAGGTTAAAGAAATAAGAGATTTAATCGACTTTCTATCAAACTCTGGTTTGGAAGAAGTAAACATTGAAACTGAAGAATTTAAAATAAAGGTTAAGAGAAGCAACGAAGCTCAGATCATCGAAAAAGCGATATCTGCACCTGCTCCAGTTGCAGCTGCTCCTGCCGCAGCTCCTGCACCTGCACCGGCTCCAGCCGCAGCTACTGCTGCACCACAAGCTGAAGCTCCTGCAGCCAGCGGAAGCAACTATGTAGAAATCAAGTCACCTATGATTGGTACTTTCTACCGTGCAGCTAATCCTGAGTCTCCTGACTTTGTAAACATTGGAGACAAAGTAGATAAAGGTTCACCAGTTTGTATCATCGAAGCGATGAAGCTTTTCAACGAGATCGAATCAGAAGTATCTGGAACTATTGTAAAAGTATTGGTTGACAATGCTTCTCCAGTAGAATACGATCAGCCGTTGTTCCTGGTAGATCCATCTTAA
- a CDS encoding PorT family protein — MRNIPTFIICVLLFAYQASAQEKINLGIFAGSVTNKFVGDRTSDVAEVRFQFGNAYQYGIMVDYGLKSDVYLAFTPSFKLSKGNLQEINPDYVLNSDQSFITTKNISLHYLSLPLELKLISDNQHWQFFTGLIYNQLLSAKGKNTRTNETSDLSQAIKNYNFSAMVGLGYRLHIFKQLITLDLRYTQGLINISEGEQQNTQNLPRLKTTSVESRLTWVLPIGKKDK, encoded by the coding sequence ATGAGAAATATCCCAACCTTCATCATATGTGTTTTATTGTTTGCCTATCAAGCAAGCGCTCAGGAAAAGATCAACCTTGGCATATTCGCTGGCTCTGTCACAAATAAGTTTGTTGGAGACAGGACCTCAGATGTAGCAGAGGTTCGCTTTCAATTCGGCAATGCCTATCAATATGGAATCATGGTTGATTATGGACTCAAGTCTGACGTCTATTTAGCCTTCACTCCGTCATTCAAACTATCCAAAGGAAACCTGCAAGAAATCAACCCTGATTACGTCCTAAATAGCGACCAAAGCTTCATCACTACCAAAAACATCTCCTTGCACTACCTGTCACTGCCTCTGGAGTTGAAACTAATCAGCGACAATCAACATTGGCAGTTTTTCACAGGCCTGATCTATAATCAACTATTAAGCGCCAAAGGGAAAAATACAAGAACAAACGAGACCAGTGACCTTTCACAAGCCATCAAAAACTACAATTTCTCTGCCATGGTTGGGTTGGGATACAGGCTGCATATTTTCAAGCAATTAATCACGCTGGATCTGCGCTATACACAAGGGCTCATCAATATTTCAGAGGGAGAGCAGCAAAACACTCAGAACCTGCCAAGACTAAAAACCACATCTGTTGAATCTAGACTCACCTGGGTGCTACCTATAGGCAAAAAAGACAAATGA
- the rpmF gene encoding 50S ribosomal protein L32, whose translation MAHPKRKTSKTRRDKRRTHYKSEAKNYVVCATTGEAHLPHRAYWHEGKLYYKGKVVIEKEVLA comes from the coding sequence ATGGCGCATCCAAAACGCAAAACTTCAAAAACAAGAAGAGACAAAAGAAGAACTCACTACAAGTCTGAGGCAAAGAACTATGTAGTTTGTGCGACTACTGGAGAGGCTCATTTACCTCACCGGGCTTATTGGCACGAAGGCAAATTGTACTACAAAGGAAAAGTAGTAATCGAAAAAGAAGTTTTAGCATAA
- a CDS encoding zinc-dependent metalloprotease, which translates to MKKPFHWLFVAVLICSMGLANQDVLAQRKKKNKKGDTEQKDKKEEKKKISELIKKHQKYEGLFDIYQDSTSGDTKVFFAMDQIGQEFIHWYYIENGAVSVSAFRGQFRGSQIIKIEKHFDKIEIISQNTSFYFDPENELSRSQEANVSHSVLFSGKILGGSEEEGGYMIAGDDLFLKEILGIVDFTQFREQPKAFKLGSLSKDKSKIKSIKNYSDNTDLVVEYVFENSKINNIESNALADARNISILVQHSLIKIPDNDYQPRFDDPRVGYFLTYVEDMTTTDPIAYRDMIHRWDLKKKDPEAAVSEPVEPITWWMENTTPMEFRATIEEAVLEWNKAFEAAGFKNAVVVKTQPDDAEWDAGDLNYNVLRWTSSPNPPFGGYGPSFVNPKTGQILGADIMLEFVYHTNRVKYAKLFEETAADNFMICSAGHHFQSNTLLGLASLKAVGASGMEMEGLKREAMKELVMHEVGHTLGLNHNMKASQRFSPAELANKELIEGQCLTGSVMDYTAINLTKDRAKQGQYYSTTVGPYDIWAITYGYYSDGSEENLEKILARSTEPDLIFGNDADDMRSPGVGIDPRVMIDDMSGDAIAYSVDRFEIIDATMKTLKDKFSEEGESYEELKMNYGILLRSQDIASRVLSRYVGGVYIDRAMVGQEGATKPYTPVSLQDQKRAMDALGKFTFSPEAFSAPAELYNYLADQRRGFNFYGGTEDPKIQERILKIQKGVLDQLMHQNTLQRLSDSYVYGNEYSLSSYMKDLNNMMFAADRYTSVNVNRRNLQVEYTQRLIDIMDEKSSHISTAKAMALYNLKSIKKMASTSSGNTATQAHRQYLVYLINQALEKA; encoded by the coding sequence ATGAAGAAACCATTCCACTGGCTCTTTGTAGCCGTTCTTATTTGTTCGATGGGACTCGCCAATCAGGATGTTTTGGCCCAGAGAAAAAAGAAAAACAAAAAAGGTGATACCGAACAAAAAGATAAAAAAGAAGAAAAGAAAAAGATCAGCGAACTGATCAAGAAGCATCAAAAGTATGAGGGCTTGTTTGATATCTATCAGGACTCGACTTCTGGGGATACGAAGGTGTTTTTTGCTATGGATCAGATTGGTCAGGAATTCATTCACTGGTATTATATAGAGAATGGAGCGGTTTCAGTTTCTGCTTTTAGAGGACAGTTCAGAGGATCTCAGATCATCAAAATTGAAAAGCATTTTGATAAGATTGAGATCATTTCGCAGAACACGTCGTTTTATTTCGATCCTGAAAATGAATTGAGTCGCTCCCAAGAAGCGAATGTGAGTCACAGTGTGCTGTTTTCTGGTAAAATCCTGGGAGGAAGTGAAGAAGAAGGTGGCTACATGATTGCAGGAGATGATTTGTTTCTTAAAGAGATTTTGGGGATTGTAGATTTTACTCAATTCAGAGAGCAGCCCAAGGCATTCAAACTAGGGTCACTAAGTAAGGATAAATCTAAAATCAAGAGTATTAAGAACTACAGTGATAATACGGATTTGGTTGTTGAATATGTTTTTGAGAATAGTAAGATTAACAACATTGAATCTAATGCTTTGGCCGATGCGCGTAACATCAGTATTCTGGTTCAGCATTCTTTGATCAAAATTCCTGACAATGATTATCAGCCAAGATTTGATGATCCCAGAGTGGGTTACTTTCTGACCTATGTTGAAGACATGACCACTACAGATCCGATTGCCTACAGAGACATGATTCACCGTTGGGACTTGAAAAAGAAAGATCCTGAGGCAGCGGTTTCTGAGCCGGTAGAGCCGATCACCTGGTGGATGGAAAATACGACCCCTATGGAGTTTAGAGCTACTATTGAAGAAGCTGTTCTGGAGTGGAATAAGGCCTTTGAAGCGGCAGGATTTAAAAATGCAGTAGTTGTGAAGACGCAGCCTGACGATGCAGAGTGGGATGCCGGTGATTTGAATTACAACGTATTGAGATGGACTTCTTCACCCAATCCGCCATTTGGTGGATATGGTCCTAGTTTTGTCAATCCAAAAACAGGACAGATTCTGGGAGCCGACATCATGCTGGAGTTTGTGTACCATACCAATCGTGTGAAGTACGCTAAACTATTTGAAGAAACTGCTGCTGACAATTTTATGATTTGTAGTGCAGGACATCATTTCCAGAGTAATACCTTACTTGGGTTAGCGAGTTTGAAAGCAGTTGGAGCCTCTGGTATGGAAATGGAAGGCTTGAAAAGAGAGGCGATGAAGGAGCTGGTTATGCACGAAGTAGGGCATACGCTGGGTCTCAATCACAATATGAAAGCCAGTCAGAGATTTTCTCCTGCTGAATTGGCAAACAAAGAATTGATCGAAGGCCAATGCCTGACTGGGTCAGTGATGGACTATACAGCCATCAACCTAACCAAAGATCGCGCGAAGCAAGGACAGTACTATTCTACAACTGTTGGCCCATACGATATTTGGGCGATTACCTATGGCTATTATAGCGATGGGAGTGAGGAGAACCTCGAAAAGATATTGGCTAGATCCACTGAGCCAGATTTGATTTTCGGGAATGATGCAGATGACATGCGCTCGCCAGGTGTCGGTATAGATCCTCGCGTGATGATTGATGATATGTCGGGAGATGCTATAGCCTATTCGGTCGATCGCTTCGAAATCATCGATGCTACGATGAAAACGCTTAAGGATAAATTCAGCGAGGAGGGAGAGTCTTACGAAGAGTTGAAAATGAATTATGGGATTTTGTTGAGGTCTCAAGATATTGCCTCCAGGGTATTGTCTAGATATGTAGGGGGTGTATATATAGACCGTGCCATGGTAGGGCAGGAGGGAGCTACTAAGCCCTATACGCCTGTGTCATTGCAAGATCAGAAACGTGCTATGGACGCTTTAGGCAAGTTTACTTTCTCTCCAGAAGCATTTTCAGCTCCTGCCGAACTGTACAACTATCTGGCTGATCAACGAAGAGGTTTCAATTTTTATGGAGGAACTGAGGATCCGAAAATTCAGGAAAGAATCCTTAAGATTCAGAAAGGAGTGTTAGATCAACTGATGCATCAAAACACCTTGCAGAGATTGAGTGATTCCTATGTTTATGGCAATGAATACAGCTTGTCGAGCTATATGAAGGATTTGAATAACATGATGTTTGCAGCAGACCGATATACCAGTGTCAACGTCAATAGAAGGAATCTACAAGTGGAATACACCCAGCGATTGATTGATATTATGGATGAAAAAAGCAGTCATATATCTACAGCTAAAGCCATGGCTCTTTACAATCTAAAAAGTATCAAGAAAATGGCGAGCACGAGTTCTGGGAATACAGCTACACAGGCTCATAGACAGTATTTGGTCTACTTGATCAACCAAGCTTTGGAAAAAGCGTAA
- a CDS encoding YceD family protein: MKENKNFRIDIFGLKLGVHEFDFDFNDTLFENHEDSLVESGQGICRIELVKKDRLIEVNFDIEGSIVLTCDRSMEDFDFPVSIQEQLILKYGEEFDDSQDEIWTIPNGQQSINIEKNLFDYLTLAVPMKKLHPRFELEEEDDEYELELVYSSTEDEEEVDTTPDEEEVDPRWALLKKIKNKEN, from the coding sequence ATGAAAGAGAATAAAAACTTCAGAATCGACATTTTCGGACTCAAATTAGGGGTTCATGAATTTGATTTTGATTTTAACGACACGCTCTTTGAGAATCATGAGGACAGTCTGGTAGAATCCGGACAGGGAATTTGCAGAATCGAGCTAGTCAAAAAAGATCGCTTAATAGAGGTCAATTTTGACATTGAGGGTTCGATCGTGCTGACATGCGATAGAAGCATGGAAGATTTCGACTTCCCCGTCAGTATTCAAGAACAGCTGATCCTGAAATATGGTGAGGAGTTTGACGACAGTCAAGACGAAATCTGGACAATACCTAATGGTCAGCAGAGTATCAACATAGAGAAAAATCTATTTGATTACCTGACTTTAGCTGTTCCGATGAAAAAGCTTCACCCTAGATTCGAATTAGAGGAAGAGGATGATGAGTATGAATTGGAGTTGGTTTACTCATCGACCGAGGACGAGGAAGAAGTAGATACCACTCCAGATGAAGAAGAAGTGGATCCCAGATGGGCTCTATTGAAAAAAATTAAGAATAAGGAAAATTAA
- the accC gene encoding acetyl-CoA carboxylase biotin carboxylase subunit, which translates to MFKKILIANRGEIALRVIRTCKEMGIKTVAIYSTADAESLHVRFADEAVCIGPAPSNQSYLDIKKIVSAAEITNADAIHPGYGFLSENAEFSRVCEEYNIKFIGASAEMINQMGDKATAKDTMKKAGVPTIPGSDGLLDSVAQGKEIAKKIKYPVILKATAGGGGRGMRIVKKEEDFQKAWDDARTESKAAFGNDGMYLEKFIEEPRHVEIQIIGDSTGKACHLSERDCSVQRRHQKLAEETPCPASVMTQELREKMGAAAIKGAEAIKYEGAGTVEFLLDKHGDFYFMEMNTRIQVEHPITEEVTDFDLIKEQIKVAAGIPISGKNYFPQLHAIECRINAEDPSKDFRPSPGKITNLHLPGGHGVRVDSHVYAGYTIPPNYDSMIAKLIISAQSREEALVRMKRALEEFVIEGIKTTIPFHIKLMEDEIFKSGQFNTSFMDSFDLTDL; encoded by the coding sequence GTGTTTAAGAAAATATTAATTGCAAACAGGGGAGAAATTGCGCTAAGGGTAATCCGAACGTGTAAAGAGATGGGCATCAAGACAGTAGCTATTTATTCTACTGCAGATGCAGAAAGTCTTCACGTGAGATTTGCGGACGAGGCAGTATGCATCGGCCCAGCACCCAGCAACCAGTCTTACCTGGATATCAAAAAAATAGTTTCAGCAGCAGAAATCACAAATGCTGACGCCATCCACCCTGGATATGGCTTCTTGTCTGAGAACGCTGAGTTCTCAAGAGTTTGTGAAGAATATAACATCAAATTCATTGGTGCAAGTGCAGAAATGATCAACCAAATGGGTGACAAAGCCACTGCTAAAGACACCATGAAGAAAGCGGGTGTTCCTACGATCCCGGGATCTGACGGACTGTTGGATTCTGTAGCTCAAGGAAAGGAAATTGCAAAGAAAATCAAATACCCAGTCATACTGAAGGCAACTGCCGGCGGTGGTGGACGTGGTATGAGAATCGTCAAGAAAGAGGAAGATTTTCAAAAGGCATGGGATGATGCTCGTACCGAATCTAAAGCCGCATTTGGTAATGATGGCATGTACCTCGAAAAATTCATCGAAGAGCCACGCCACGTAGAAATCCAAATCATTGGAGATAGCACAGGTAAAGCTTGTCACCTATCTGAGCGTGATTGTTCTGTGCAGCGTAGACACCAAAAATTGGCAGAGGAGACTCCTTGCCCAGCTTCTGTAATGACACAAGAGCTGAGAGAAAAAATGGGAGCCGCTGCTATCAAAGGTGCTGAGGCTATCAAATATGAAGGTGCCGGTACTGTTGAGTTCCTTTTGGACAAACACGGTGATTTCTACTTCATGGAAATGAATACACGTATTCAGGTGGAGCACCCGATTACAGAAGAGGTTACTGATTTTGACCTAATCAAGGAGCAAATTAAAGTGGCAGCTGGTATTCCTATTTCAGGAAAGAACTATTTCCCACAACTTCACGCGATCGAGTGTAGAATCAATGCGGAAGATCCTTCAAAGGATTTCAGACCTTCTCCAGGGAAAATCACCAACCTTCACCTACCAGGTGGACACGGTGTACGTGTTGATAGCCATGTGTATGCAGGCTACACCATTCCTCCAAACTATGATTCTATGATTGCCAAGCTGATCATTTCAGCTCAATCAAGAGAAGAGGCTTTGGTTAGAATGAAGCGTGCACTAGAAGAATTCGTAATCGAAGGAATCAAAACGACTATCCCATTTCACATCAAGTTGATGGAAGACGAAATCTTCAAATCAGGCCAATTCAATACATCCTTTATGGATAGCTTTGACTTGACTGATCTTTAA
- a CDS encoding class I SAM-dependent methyltransferase, translated as MEEQERKKHWEDIYHTKSLNEVSWYQPIPQTSLELIAACQLPKDAKIIDVGGGDGFLVDHLLDNGYLDLTVLDISKAAIDRAKQRLGDRADQVQWIVADASSFTPDQSYDLWHDRAAFHFLTQKNDIDHYLKSLSKGLSSGAYLILGTFSENGPKKCSGIEIKQYSALSMQELLKDQFEVIKTMNVDHPTPFDTVQNFTFGSFKKL; from the coding sequence ATGGAAGAGCAAGAACGAAAAAAACACTGGGAGGATATTTACCATACCAAAAGTCTAAATGAAGTCAGTTGGTACCAGCCTATTCCCCAAACTTCCCTAGAGTTAATCGCAGCGTGCCAACTTCCCAAAGATGCCAAAATCATTGATGTAGGTGGAGGAGATGGTTTTTTAGTAGATCATTTGCTCGACAATGGGTATTTGGATCTTACCGTACTTGATATTTCCAAGGCTGCTATCGATCGGGCCAAACAGAGGTTGGGGGATCGAGCGGATCAAGTTCAATGGATTGTGGCGGACGCTTCAAGTTTTACGCCGGATCAGAGCTACGATCTCTGGCACGATCGAGCGGCTTTCCATTTCCTGACTCAGAAAAATGACATTGACCATTATTTAAAGTCGCTCAGTAAGGGATTGTCTAGTGGTGCTTATCTGATTCTGGGAACCTTTTCAGAGAATGGACCGAAAAAATGCAGCGGGATTGAAATAAAGCAATACTCCGCTCTGTCAATGCAGGAATTGTTGAAAGATCAATTTGAGGTCATCAAAACCATGAATGTGGATCATCCTACTCCTTTCGATACCGTTCAGAATTTTACCTTCGGGAGCTTTAAAAAGCTTTAG
- the efp gene encoding elongation factor P: MASTADFKNGMCIEYNNGLYFIVEFQHVKPGKGPAFVRTKLKNVETGKVIDNTFTAGHKINTARIERRDYQYLYKDDLGYHFMDSSTYEQVSLQEDLINAPQFLKDGQEVVVIFHAEEEKVLGCELPMHIELEVTYTEPGLKGDTATNASKPATLETGAEIQVPLFVNQGDVLKIESSTGSYVERVKK; this comes from the coding sequence ATGGCTAGCACAGCAGATTTTAAAAATGGAATGTGTATTGAGTACAACAATGGGTTGTACTTCATCGTGGAATTCCAACACGTAAAACCAGGGAAAGGTCCGGCCTTCGTACGCACCAAATTGAAAAATGTGGAAACAGGAAAAGTGATCGACAACACTTTTACGGCAGGACACAAAATCAACACTGCTCGTATCGAGCGTCGCGACTACCAGTACCTATACAAGGATGACTTAGGCTACCACTTCATGGATAGCTCTACTTATGAGCAGGTATCCTTGCAAGAGGACCTGATCAATGCGCCTCAATTTTTGAAGGATGGTCAGGAAGTGGTGGTGATTTTCCACGCCGAGGAAGAAAAAGTATTGGGATGTGAACTCCCGATGCATATCGAACTGGAAGTAACCTACACAGAGCCAGGTCTAAAAGGAGATACAGCAACTAATGCAAGTAAACCCGCTACGCTCGAGACAGGTGCAGAAATCCAGGTTCCTCTATTCGTGAACCAGGGTGATGTGCTAAAAATCGAAAGTAGTACAGGATCTTATGTTGAAAGAGTGAAGAAGTAA
- a CDS encoding beta-ketoacyl-ACP synthase III gives MSKITAAITGVQGWVPDYVLTNAELETMVETSDEWITSRTGIKERRILKGEGQGTSVIGIEACKGLLEKTGTDPKDIDLIICATVTPDMPFPATANIVADKIGAINSFSYDMSAACSGFLYALATGAQFIETGMYKKVIVIGADKMSSIINYKDRTTCIIFGDGGGAVLLEPNEEGLGVQDSILKADGSGAEYLGMPAGGSRIPASIESVQADKHYAFQEGATVFKFAVTNMAEVSAEIMQKNNLTADDVRWLVPHQANKRIIDATANRMGISEEKVMMNIEKYGNTTAGTLPLCLWDYEDQLQKGDNIILAAFGGGFTWGSMYIKWAYDPK, from the coding sequence ATGAGTAAAATAACAGCTGCAATTACGGGCGTTCAGGGCTGGGTTCCTGATTACGTACTGACCAATGCAGAACTAGAGACCATGGTAGAGACAAGTGACGAATGGATCACTTCTCGTACAGGTATCAAAGAAAGAAGAATATTAAAAGGTGAAGGACAGGGGACATCTGTGATCGGCATAGAAGCCTGCAAAGGCTTGCTCGAGAAAACAGGTACTGATCCTAAGGACATAGATCTAATCATCTGTGCTACTGTCACACCAGACATGCCCTTTCCCGCTACAGCCAATATCGTAGCAGACAAAATTGGTGCTATCAACTCCTTTAGTTACGACATGTCGGCCGCTTGTTCAGGCTTCTTATACGCCCTGGCAACAGGCGCTCAATTCATTGAAACAGGCATGTACAAAAAAGTAATCGTGATCGGAGCGGATAAAATGTCCTCTATCATCAATTACAAAGACCGTACAACCTGCATCATTTTTGGTGATGGCGGTGGAGCCGTGCTTTTAGAGCCTAACGAAGAAGGCTTAGGCGTTCAGGATTCAATATTGAAAGCAGACGGTTCAGGAGCAGAATATTTAGGCATGCCAGCTGGAGGAAGTAGAATTCCTGCTTCGATTGAGAGTGTACAGGCTGACAAACACTATGCTTTTCAGGAAGGAGCTACCGTATTCAAATTTGCTGTGACTAATATGGCAGAAGTTTCTGCCGAAATCATGCAAAAGAATAATCTAACCGCTGATGATGTCAGATGGTTAGTGCCGCATCAGGCCAACAAAAGAATCATTGACGCCACTGCGAACCGTATGGGAATCAGTGAAGAAAAAGTAATGATGAACATCGAAAAGTACGGCAACACGACTGCTGGTACTTTGCCCCTGTGTCTTTGGGACTACGAAGATCAACTCCAAAAAGGAGATAATATCATCCTTGCTGCATTTGGTGGTGGTTTCACATGGGGTTCTATGTATATAAAATGGGCCTACGACCCGAAATAA